The Desulfonatronum sp. SC1 region CTCTTCCGTCGTGCTCCAGGCCGGCAGTTCGATCTTGCCCAGCCTGTCCTTGAGCTGCTGGAAAATTTGTTCGTGCCGGGCTTCTTCCTTGGCAAAAAACAGAAAGAAGTCCTTCACGTCTGGGTTCTTTGCCGCCTGAGCCGCGCTGACGTAAAAGGCCTGTCCTTCTTGTTCGATGGTGACGGCGGCTTCGGCAATCTCGACCGCCTGAAAAAATCCCGCCATAATTTTTCTCCTTGGTTCAAATCCGTCGCGAGCCGAAACCAAGCGCGCCCGGATCAAAGTTCATTGGGCAGTTCGCGCAATTGTTCGTAGGTAAACACCGGCCCGTCCACGCAGACGTATTTCGTGCCGATGTTGCAGCGTCCGCAGATGCCCACGCCGCATTTCATGCGCTTCTCCAGGGTAGTGACGATCTGATCATCCTTGAAACCCAGCTTCTTCAAAGCCTGAAGGGTGAACTTGATCATGATCGGCGGGCCGCAGGTCACGGCCACGGCTTTTTTGGGTTTGGGGGCCATGTCCAGCAGCACGTTGGGGATCAGCCCCACCTTGTGCTCCCAGCCCTCGGCCTCCCGGTCGATGGTCAACACGGTCTCCATGTCCTTGCGCTCCAGCCATTCGGGCAGTTCGTAGCTGAAAGCCATGTCCTGGGGGCTGCGTGCGCCGTACAGCACGCTGATCTTGCCGTAGTCCTCGCGGTTGTCGAGCATGAACAGCAGCAAGGTGCGCAGCGGGGCCATGCCGATTCCGCCGCCAATGAAGACGACGTCCTTGCCCTTCATGGACTCGTAAGGAAAGTGATTACCCAGCGGGGCGCGCACACCGATCCGGTCGCCCTTGGACAGGGAATGTAGCTTGGTGGTCACCTCGCCGGCGCGCATCACGCTGAACTGCAGGTACTCCTTGCGCGTGGGCGGGGAGTTAATCACGAAGGTGGCCTCGCCGATGCCGAACACGGACAACTGACCTACCTGTCCCGGCTCGTAGTGGAAGTTTTGCATCCGCTCTTCGCTGCCCAGGACGATCCGGAAGGTTTTGATGTTGTGCGTCTCCTGGATCGTCTCAATGATTGTGCCGATCTCCGGCAGATAGGGATTGGCCATCAGAGGCGAATGTTTCGGATTCTGGTTCATTTCGCGGCCTCCTCGACAGCCGGTGGTTGATGGGCCATGGCCTTGGCCACGATTTCCCGGATGTCCACGCTCACCGGACAGCTCTTGATGCACCGGCCGCAGCCGCAACAGGCAATGATCCCCTCATGCAGGGCCGGATAATAGCTGAACTTGTGCCCGACCCGATTCTTCAGGCGATGGGCCTTGGTCGGGCGGGGGTTGTGGCCGCTGGCTTCCATGGTGAACTGAAAGGACATGCAGTTGTCCCAGGAGCGCACCCGCCGACCGGTCAATCCGGAATTTTCGTCGGTGATGTTGAAGCAGTAACAGGTGGGGCAGAGATAGGTGCAGGCCCCGCAACTGATACACTTAGCCGAGACGTCTTCCCAGAAGCCCATGTCGTCGAACAACGCCAGCAGTTTATCCTTGGCCGGGCCGAAATCTTGGGGATCGCCCATGTCTTTCAGGGCCTGCTCCCGCAGCTTCTTGGCCTGGGCGGCCTTTTTCTTCCCGGCCGCAAGCAGGGAGCTGCCCAGCAAGGTTTCTCCCTTCTTGCTCACCGCCTCCACCACGTACCCGTCGTCCAAGGGCGTCAGGAGCAGGTCCGAACCCGCGGCGTCCCCGGGAGCGGAGCCCACGCTGTGACAGAAACAGGCGTTCTCGGCTTGAAGGCAGGCTATCGTGGCGAACACCGTGGCTTCTCTGCGAGCCAGATAGTAAGGGTCTTTATATTTCGCGCCGTCGTAGACCCGGTCAAAAACCAGGAACCCCCGAGCACCGCAGGGCCGGGAACCAAAAACCAGGGTCGGCTCCGGGGTGATGGTCGGCAGCAGTTCCACGTCCACCTGACCCAGATCTTCGGGGTTCTTGCGGTAGTCGTAGCGCAGCAGATCCTCGCTGGCCGGGAAGACGGCGCTTTTGGGCGGGGCCGTTGCCTCCTGGCCCATTTCCACATTTTGGCCCGGGACATACGGGGCAAAGACCATCGCGTCGCCTTGTCTGGTCGGAGCGAGCACCCGCATCGTCGCGGACAATTCGTCCAGCCAGGCCGTCAGCTTGTCGTTTGCTATGAATTTGGCCTCGGCCATCACCAACCTCGCTCGTTGATGTTCTCCTCTTCCACCTGGAAGGAGAGCAATGGCGGTATTGCGTTGGGATCAACACCGGCATCGTGGTTGAAGACTTCCTTGATTTCCTTGTTCAGCTTGCGCTTCAGCGCCAGAATCGGGATGTCCACCGGACAGGCCCGCTGGCACTCCCCGCACTCCACGCAGCGCCCGGCCAAGTGCATGGCGTGGATCACCTGGAACATCCATTTCTCCCGAACCGCGTCCTCCTGGGTCACCCAGTGCGGATCACGACTCTGGGCCACGCAATGGTCCCGGCAGACGCACATCGGGCAGGCGTTGCGGCAGGCGTAGCAGCGGATGCAGCGGCTCATTTCCTGCTTCCAGTGCTCGAACCGGGCTTCCAGGGGTTGGGATTCAAAGGCCAGGACGTCGGGGTAGTCGTCGGTCGCGGCATGGGCTTCCCGGGGCGTACCCGCGAAATGGTCGTGGACCAGGGCGTTGGGAAAGCGGCAGCGCGTACACTTGTCCGCCAAAACGTCGGCCAAGGCCATCTGCTGCTCCTGGCCGTCCAGGGTCAATTGCAATTCCGAGGATGATGCCTTGGCCTCCTTGACCCTGCCGATGTCGCCGATATGGCGGCGCAGCTTGGTCAGGTCCACCACTCCGTCGCAAGGAAAGCCGAAGACCACCACGTTTTCGCGGTTGATCAGTCCTTCCTGCTGCAACTGAATCACGGCCCGGCTGTCGCAGCCCTTGACCACCACGCCGACCTTCTTGTTCTTCAGGCCGGTGAGATAGGTCGCTGTGTTGTGTACGGCCAGGGGCCCGATTTGCAGCCGCTCCACGTCCTCAGCCGCGCGGATGAACAAGGGCGTGGCATGCAGCGCGTCGTAGCCCCGTTCCCAGCCGATGACCATGTCCAGCTTCGGCAGTTGCGCCGTTATCTGTTCCTTGAGTTGCGTGAGAATCGTCACTGTTGCGCTCCTTAGCACGCCGCCGCGGTT contains the following coding sequences:
- a CDS encoding FAD/NAD(P)-binding protein — its product is MNQNPKHSPLMANPYLPEIGTIIETIQETHNIKTFRIVLGSEERMQNFHYEPGQVGQLSVFGIGEATFVINSPPTRKEYLQFSVMRAGEVTTKLHSLSKGDRIGVRAPLGNHFPYESMKGKDVVFIGGGIGMAPLRTLLLFMLDNREDYGKISVLYGARSPQDMAFSYELPEWLERKDMETVLTIDREAEGWEHKVGLIPNVLLDMAPKPKKAVAVTCGPPIMIKFTLQALKKLGFKDDQIVTTLEKRMKCGVGICGRCNIGTKYVCVDGPVFTYEQLRELPNEL
- a CDS encoding 4Fe-4S dicluster domain-containing protein — its product is MAEAKFIANDKLTAWLDELSATMRVLAPTRQGDAMVFAPYVPGQNVEMGQEATAPPKSAVFPASEDLLRYDYRKNPEDLGQVDVELLPTITPEPTLVFGSRPCGARGFLVFDRVYDGAKYKDPYYLARREATVFATIACLQAENACFCHSVGSAPGDAAGSDLLLTPLDDGYVVEAVSKKGETLLGSSLLAAGKKKAAQAKKLREQALKDMGDPQDFGPAKDKLLALFDDMGFWEDVSAKCISCGACTYLCPTCYCFNITDENSGLTGRRVRSWDNCMSFQFTMEASGHNPRPTKAHRLKNRVGHKFSYYPALHEGIIACCGCGRCIKSCPVSVDIREIVAKAMAHQPPAVEEAAK
- a CDS encoding 4Fe-4S dicluster domain-containing protein, encoding MTILTQLKEQITAQLPKLDMVIGWERGYDALHATPLFIRAAEDVERLQIGPLAVHNTATYLTGLKNKKVGVVVKGCDSRAVIQLQQEGLINRENVVVFGFPCDGVVDLTKLRRHIGDIGRVKEAKASSSELQLTLDGQEQQMALADVLADKCTRCRFPNALVHDHFAGTPREAHAATDDYPDVLAFESQPLEARFEHWKQEMSRCIRCYACRNACPMCVCRDHCVAQSRDPHWVTQEDAVREKWMFQVIHAMHLAGRCVECGECQRACPVDIPILALKRKLNKEIKEVFNHDAGVDPNAIPPLLSFQVEEENINERGW